A segment of the Asinibacterium sp. OR53 genome:
CCCATTTTGCGTGGTGGAAGGTCCAGCGTTCGATACGCACCAGCACACGTTCTAAAAATGCGTTGTCGAGGTAGCGGGTGTGTTTGTTTTGCGGAGCGGGAAGATAGCTCAATACCACCGGTATGAAAATGAGTGAAATAAGGAACAGGGCAATAATATTGATACCTGCCACCGCGCCAAACTCTTTCAATACCGCACTGCGTGTAAGCGCAAATACAGCAAAGCCAATAGCCGCGGCAATATTGCAAAACAGGGTAACAATGCCCATTCTCCCCACCATGGTCACCAATGCTTTTTGCTTATCGCCGGTCTCCCGGTAGGCAGTATGGTATTTATTAAGAAAATAAATACAGTTAGGAACGCCGATAACCACCACCAACGGCGGAATAATCGCTGTGAGTAGGGTGATCTTGTAGCCAAACAGCACCACAGTACCCAGGCTCCAAACTACTCCCATCCCCACCACGAACAAGCTCATGAGCATGGCACTGACAGAACGGAAGAACAGGATCAGGGTAATGGCCGACAGCAATAGAGAACCGATGAGAAACCAGTTCATTTCATCTTTGATGCGGTTGCTCATGATAGTCCTGATATAAGGTAGCCCGCTCATGTGTACCGGCACCTGCGCTTTTTGCTCAAAAACCTGCACCTGCTTTACAATGTCGTTGATCAGCCGGGTACGACTCTTGCTGTTGACCGTATCCTTATTCACATTCACACCCATCAGATAAGAACGAGTAGTGGGATTGTACAGCAGGCGGCGGTAAAAAGGCAGGTTTTCAAAAACCTGGCGTGCGCTGTCGAGTGAAGCCTGGCTGGTGTATGGATAATTAAATATTCTATATGGCAACAGCCGCTTATTCAGGGTATCATTTTGCAGGTTTACGACCTCCGGTATACTGGCGATATCAGTCACCCCAGATACTTTTTTTAACTGGCGATGCAGTTCACCTACTTTATTGAAAAAATCTGCAGTAAAGAAGCTATCTGATTGAATGCCAATTACTACAGTCGATCCATCTCCACCAAATTTCTGTAAAAAAGCCTGGTAATCACGGTAGCGAGGGTTATCGTCGGGGATGGCTTTGGTAAACTCATAACTCAGTTTTACCTGGCTGCCGAAGTAACCCATGACGGCCGTAGCAGCCAGTAAAAGAATCAATAATATCAGTCGGTTTTTCAGGATGAATTGCCCCAGGCGATACCACATAAAAAGGTTAAGAATTTATTAAATAATAATATCTGCAAAAAGCCCTAAGAGGCTCAAGCGCAATACCGTTACCTATCATAAAAAGACTACAAAGAAAAGAAGAAAGGACTACATCCGGTCACACAATATTAATCGAACATTGAACGTTGAAATGACCCTTGTTTGACCTGTGCGATTGATGAATTTTAAAATCCAGCGGATGACCCATTTTTAGTCAATGGTTTATGCCCCCCAAACATCCATTATGAGAAACCACAGGCATATATATCTGCTGCCCTTTCTTCTACTGTCGTGCCTGTATAATAATGTTTCCCTTGCCCAAGGAGTTTGTAACAGTACGGCGCTTGCTCCCGTTTACAAACAAGATTTTAGCTTTGCATCGAAATCATCTTCTAAAAGTCAAGTCCCTCCTGGCTTCATCACAAATTATAATTTCGGCACCGATAACAATGGCTCTTTAAATGATGGGTATTATATTGTAACACCACGAATTGAAAATGGCGGTCACGCTGATTGGACTACCGGGGGAGATCATACCGGCAACACCAATGGCAACATGCTTTTGATAAACGCCGGCAGACCTTCTGCAGGTCCTGTTGATCTGATTTTTTCACAGCAGGTAAATAATCTTTGCCCTGGTTCCGTGTATAGTTTTTCAGCATGGCTTGTCAATGTAAATACAAATTCCAAAACGGTTCCCATCTGTGGTCCCTTTGGTTCATCCGGAACCATTCCTGCCAAAGTAACATTTAACATCAAAAACACTTCCGGTACTGTTTTACAGACTTATACCACACCTGATTTACCGCTTACAGCTACCCCAGCAGGTCCTCCCAACTGGCAACAATATGGATTTCAGTTTACGCTTCCTGCCGGAACCACTTCATTGGTTCTGGAAATGCGAGATGCATGGGGTGGGCAGTTGAATTATTGCGGCAACGACCTTGCTGTTGACGATATTCTTTTTTCTGCTTGTACCCCAACTGTAACTACTTCTATTAATTCTGCTACTTCGGCATCTGTTTGTCCCGGTAGCAGTATTACCGTTAACAGTGCTCTTACAAACAGCCCTTTCTCCAGCCCCGCTTACCAGTGGCAGAAAAGTACTAACGGCGGCACCACATGGGCAAATGTGGGAACGCCTGGCACAAGCGCCAATAACTTCACACTTACCAATGTTGCAGCAACTGATGCCGGAATGTATCGCGTACTGGTAGGGCCCGATGTATCCAGCTTGTCAAGCAGTACCTGTGTTACCGCGTCCAATTCCATTACGCTTAATGTATACCCGTCTCCCGCAGTTTCCGTAACCGGCAGCAGTCCGGTTTGTTCAGGAAACAGCGTTGTATTATCATCCACAGCTTCCGGTGGAACACCTGGATATACTTATAGCTGGACGGGCCCAAATAGTTTTGCATCTACAATCAGCAACCCGTCTATTCCCAACTCCACAACAGCGGCGTCCGGTACTTATTCTTTAACTGTTACCGACACTAAAAGTTGTACTGCTACTGCAAGTACTGCAGTTACCGTTAATCAAACACCTGTGGTAGCAGCCATCAGCGGCCCTAATGGGGGATGTGCGGGAAGTACCATCCAGTTGAGTAGTTCCACATCAGGAGGTACGTGGACCAGCAGTAATACATCCGTTGCTACTATTGACAATACAGGGCTTGTTACCATTGTTGCAGGTGGCACCAGCACCATTACCTATACCGTTACCAATAACGGATGCTCTGCTTCGGTAACCAAAAACATTGGCGCAGCCAGTGTTTTTATGAGTCCTGATTATTTGGAATGTAATAACGGGGTGAGGACCTACGACAGTACTGCTGCAAATCCTTATCGCGTTAAATATGATAATCCTGTAACCGGTACTTATAACTGGAAGATCACAGATGGAAATGGCACAGATGTAACTAGCAGTGTATTTAAGAATTCATCCACCGGTCCTTACCCGAGTGTACAACTGCTAAGAGGTAATTGGTATACCGTACAGGTAATTTACACCAGCAATGGCATTACCTGCACCGCCAGTCATAAGGTCTACAAAGAAATAAATGTAGCCGATACCATAGCCGGGTCCCGCGACACCACTGTTTGTTATACCACCAACTCTATACCCATATCGGTAAAAACATCTGCTGTTGTAACTACACTTAATTGGGGTACTACGGGTAGCGGAAGTTTCTCTCCTAATAATTCAATTAATACCACTTACACGCCAAGTGCTGCTGATAAAGCCAAAGGCGTGATCACACTTTATGTAACTGCAAGCACTTCTATCAATGCTACCGGTTCCTGCGGCTCTGCAACTGCCACGGACAGTATGAAGCTGCGCATTTATCCTAACAACACGGGCAAAGATTCTGCAAAGACCGTCTGCTCCAATCAAACCGTCAACTATACACCTGTTTCTGCCGTAGCAGGCAGCACTTTTTCCTGGGCTTCTGCCGTTACTTCAGGTAGCATTAGCGGTAACTCTCCATCAGGCACCGGCAATATCACCGATTCACTAATCAACCTTTCGAATACCAGCAATGGTGTAGTTAATTATACCATTACACCTTATGCATTTACACCTTCGAATGTGAGTTGTCCGGGTTCACCTTTTAATTTTACGGTAACATTGCAACCCCGACCTGCCGTTAATATCACTAATAATACGGCATCGCTTTGTACCGGAACCACTACGAACATTCAATTCAATAGTTCCATTGCTGGTTCTCTGTACACCTGGAGTTCATCCGTTATTTCAGGTGCTGCCACCGGTAATTCGTCCAATGCTGTACCATCTGCTACCAATACCATCAACGATGTATTAACCAACAGTTCCACTACCGCCAATGCAACGGTGCGTTATCGCATCACAGCAATTCCTCCGACTGGTTGCAGCAGAACAGATTCAACCGATGTGTTGGTATATGCATTGCCTACCAAAGCCGTTGCCGGCAGTGCGCAGTCACTCTGCAGTGCTACTTCCACGATGCTGACAGGTAACACACCCATTATCGGTACAGGCACCTGGACCCTTGCATCAGGCCCTTCAGGCAGCAGCTTCAGCAATCCCAATGCGCCATCCACTGCTGTAAACGGACTTACAGCCGGTACTTATAAGTTCGTTTGGTCTATTGTCAATGGCTCTTGTGCTGCTTCAACCGATACGGTTACCGTAACGAATAGTGCAACAACCGTAGCTGGTACGCTCGCATCGCCTGCCACTGTTTGCGCTGGTTCTAATACCGGCACACTTACACTCTCCGGTTATACAGGAAGCATCCTCAACTGGCAGTCTTCTACCGATGGCGGTACCACCTGGACCAATATTGCCAATACTACGAACACTTACACTTACAACAATCTTACCACCAGTACTTTCTTCAGGGCTGTGGTACAAAGCGGCGCTTGCAGCACTGCAAGTTCACCCTCTGTTGCCATCACCGTTACACCTGCTTCCAGCAGCGGTAACCTCGCAGCCAATGCTACTGTTTGCGCCGCCAGCAATAGCGGCACCCTCAACTTAACAGGCTACACCGGCACTGTGACTCGCTGGGAATCTTCTACTGACAATGGTGCTACCTGGGCCAGTATTGTCAATACTACCAGCAGTTACAGCTATGCCAATATAACTGCCACAACACTTTACAGAGCTGTTACACAAAGTGGTAATTGCGGAATCGTTAATTCCAATAATGTTACTATTACCGTAAATCCGCAAACAGTTGCCGGTACACTGGCTGCCAGCAACACCGTTTGCGCCACTGCGAATACCGGCACCCTTACACTCTCCGGTTATACTGGAACCATTCTCAACTGGCAATCTTCTACTGACAATGGTACTACCTGGACCAACATTGCCAACACTACTGCGAACTATACTTACAATAACCTGACAGCTACTACTCTCTTCAAGGCGCAAGTGCAAAGCGGCGTTTGTAACACCATCAGTTCCAATGCCGTTACCATTACCGTTATGCAGCCTGTAACTGCTGCCAGTGCTGGTCCTAATCAGGCATTGTGCAATGTTACATCCACTACTATGGCCGCCAATGCACCTACATCGGGTACCGGCACATGGACACAAGTATCCGGCCCTACTACTGCCAGCTTCACCAATATCAACAACCCGTTTACCACTGTCAATAATTTAACAACCGGTACTTACCAATTCCAGTGGAACATCACCAATGGCCCTTGTGCTTCTTCACAAAGCACTGTTCAGGTTACCATCGATCCGCAAACTGTTCCAGGCACACTGGCATCACCTGCTACTGTTTGTGCTACTTCCAACACCGGCACGCTTACACTTTCCGGTTATACTTCAGCCATTCTGAACTGGCAGTCTTCTACTAACAATGGAACTACCTGGACTAACATCGCCAACACTACTGCCAACTATACTTACAATAACCTGACGGCAACCACCCTCTTCAGGGCACAGGTGCAAAGCGGCAGTTGTGCAGCCCAGTATTCTAACAATGTAGCCATCACAGTTGCACAGGCAGTAACACCTGCCAATGCCGGTCCTAACCAGTCGCTTTGCAATGTTACCTCTACCACCATGGCAGCTACAGCCGTGAGTTCAGGTACCGGCACCTGGACACAGGTATCCGGACCAAGTACAGCCAGCTTCACCGACAGCCATAATCCCTTTACTACTGTAAACGGATTAACCAGTGGTATCTATCAATTTCAATGGACTGTTTCCAATGGCGTTTGTGCCTCTTCACAAAGCACCGTACAAATCAGCATCGATCCGCAAACCGTTCCCGGATCTCTCGCATCACCTGCTACTGTTTGTGCTACTTCCAATACCGGCACACTTACACTCTCCGGTTATACTTCTACTATATTGAAGTGGCAGTCTTCTGCTGACAATGGTACTACCTGGATTGATATTGCCAATACCACCAATACATATACTTATACTAACCTTACCGCCACTACCCTGTTCAGGGCTTCTGTAAAAAGCGGCGCCTGCGCAGCGCAAAACTCAAACAATGTAGCCATCACGGTGCTGCAAACAGTGACGCCTTCTGTTGCCGGAAATGATCAGCAACTCTGTAATGTTACATCTGCTACCATGGCCGCTAATGCGCCTACATCGGGTACCGGTACCTGGACACAGGTTTCCGGACCTACTGCCGCCAGCTTCACTGACACCCACAATCCCAACACTACGGTGAACAACCTTAGTTTCGGAACCTATCAGTTCAAGTGGACTATCTCCAACGGATACTGCGCCAGCTCGCAATCTACCGTTAATATTACCGTGAACACACCTAGTGTGCCAGGTACATTAGCCGCCAATGCTACTGTGTGCGCTACTGCCAATAATGGCACATTAACGCTCAGCGGTTACAGCACTAATATTGTTCGTTGGGAATTCTCTACCGATAACGGCAATACATGGACCAACATCGCCAACACAGGCAATACCAATACTTATAATAACCTTATTGCTACCACTCAGTACAGGGCATTGGTACAAAATACAGTCTGTCCTGCTGCCTATTCAAACGCGGCCATTATTACCGTGTTCCAGCCGGTTACCACTTCCAATGCAGGGCCCGCTCAAACATTGTGTAATGTTACATCTGCAACACTGGCAGCCAACGCGCCTGCATCGGGCAGCGGTACCTGGACAAAAGCTTCCGGCCCAACTGCCGTTAGCTTTACCAACCCCAATGATCCGAATACTACTGTAACCGGACTTGCTACCGGCATCTATCAGTTTGTATGGACCATCTCCAATGGTGTTTGCGCTTCTTCTCAAAGTACGGTACAAGTAGAAGTAGATGCACTCACAGCACCAGGTACACTCGCCTCACCCGCTACTGTTTGCGTTACAGCCAATGCAGGTACACTTACGCTCAGTGGTTACAGTACCAATATACTTCACTGGGAATCTTCTACCGACAATGGTAATACATGGACCAACATTATCAATACGGCCAATACTTATACTTACAACAATATTCCGGCAACAACCCTTTACAGGGTGTTGGTGAAGAATGGTGTATGTGCTTCACAGTATTCCAACAATGTAGCCATTACCGCTTTAGCGGCCGTATCAACTGCCAATGCAGGAACTGATCAGCAACTCTGTAATGTTACTTCCGCTACAATGGCCGCTACGCTGCCCACATCGGGCACCGGTACCTGGACCCAGGTAAGCGGCCCTTCTACTGCAACCTTTACCAACCTGCACGATCCCAATACAACTGTCAATGGACTCAGCTTCGGCACTTATCAATTCAAATGGACAGTCTCCAACGGATATTGCGCCAATTCAGAAGCCACAGTCAACATTACAATAAACACTCCCAGTGTTCCGGGAACATTGGCTGCCAATGCTACGGTTTGCGCTACCGCCAACAACGGCACACTTACACTTAGCGGTTACAGCACTAATATCGTTCGTTGGGAATCTTCTGCTGATAATGGCAGTACATGGAGCAATATTGCCAATACAGCCGCTACTTATACGTATACCAATCTGGCTGCTACTAGCCTGTTCAGAGCCCTTGTACAAAACACTGTTTGTCCTGCACTCTATTCCAACCAGGTAGCCGTTACCGTATTCCAGCCCGTTACCGCTTCCAATGCTGGGCCCAATCAAACACTTTGTAATGTTACCTCTGCTACGCTCGCTGCCAACGCACCTACATCGGGTAGCGGTACCTGGACAAAAGTTACCGGTCCGTCTGCAGTTACTTTCACCAATCCCAATGATCCCAATACAACTGTAAGCGGACTCATTGCAGGTACTTATACATTCCAGTGGACCATCTCCAATGGTGTATGTGCTTCCAGTCAAAGTACTGTGCAGGTACAAGTTGATCCAGCCACCATACCGGGCACACTCGCTTCACCTGCTACTGTTTGCGCTACAGCCAATGCGGGTACACTGACCCTCTCCGGTTATACATCCGCTGTTCTTCATTGGGAATCTTCTACTGACAACGGCAACACCTGGGGGGCCATCATCAATACGAACAGTACCTATTCATACAGTAACTTAACCTCTACTACCTTGTTCAGGGCCTCTGTTAAAAGTGGTTCCTGTGCAGCACAGTATTCCAATAATGTAGCCATTACAGTTGTGCCAGCCGTTACCACCGCCAACGCCGGCACCAACCAAACACTCTGTAATGTAACGGCCACTACACTGGCTGGAAACATTCCCACATCCGGTACCGGTACCTGGACAAAAGTTTCCGGCCCTACTTCGGTTACCTTCACCAATGCCAATGACCCCAATACAATGGTCAGTGGATTAACAACTGGTACCTACCAATTCCAGTGGACCATTTCGAATGGCGTATGTACTTCCAGTCAGAGTACCGTACAGGTTGAGGTTGATCCGGCAACTGTTCCTGGTACACTGGCATCGCCTGCTTCTGTTTGTGCTACCGGCAATGCAGGTACACTTACCTTATCGGGTTATACTTCTTCAATTTTAAAATGGCAATCTTCTACCGATAATGGTAATACCTGGTTGGACATTGCTAATACCAGCAACACATACCCTTACAATAACCTTACTCAAAGTACTTTGTTCAGGGCTTCTGTGAAGAGCGGCGTTTGTGCAGCACAGTATTCCAACAATGTAGCCATTACCGTAATGCAGGCTGTGACTACTGCTAATGCAGGCCCCGATCAACAGCTTTGTAATGTTACTTCTGCTACACTGGCAGGTAATACACCTGCTTCCGGTACGGGCACATGGTCTTTCGTGAGCGGACCTTCGGCTGTTACTTTTACCAATCCGAACAATCCAACTACTACGGTATATGGTTTAACAACGGGAACTTACCAGTTGCGTTGGACCATTGCCAACGGACCTTGCGCTGTTTCACAAAGCGTGATGAACATTACTGTATTTGCACCAAGCGTTCCTGGCACACTGGCTTCCGATGCCACTGTATGTGCTACTGCCAATGGCGGTACGGTTGCACTCAGTGGTTACAGTACCAATATCCTGCGTTGGGAATCTTCTACTGATAATGGCAATACCTGGACCAACATTGCCAACACAGCTAATACTTTTAACTACAGTAACCTCACTGCTACCACCAAATACAGGGCGTTGGTACAAAATGGTATTTGCCCAGCATTGTATTCCAACCTGGTTACGGTGAATGTGATCCAGCCGGTATCAACCGCCAATGCGGGGCCTGACCAAAGCATCACTTTCATTTTTGCTACTGCACAACTGAATGCAGTTCCGCCTACATCAGGAACAGGTCAATGGTCTCAACTGACAGGCCCCACAACCGTTAGCTTCGTGAATACTGCCGATCCTAAGACCTCCATTACAGGACTCACATATGTTGCCGGAACGCCCCCTTCAAATGGTGTGTATACATTCCGCTGGACTGTATCTAACGGCATATGTGCGAATTCTTATGCCGATGTGACCATTACTGTTGCACCACCTACGAATCCTGGTGTGATTGGTCCGGACCAGGTAGTTTGCAGAGGCGTCAATCACGGTACACTTACTTTGTCTCAATATAATGGAACCATTCTTCGATGGGAAGATTCAACAAGCGGATCAACATGGCAACCGATCGCCAGTACAGTTGGTGCCAATACACCTACTTATACATTCGACAACCTTATTGTAACTACTTACTACCGGGCATTAGTACAAGCATCGGGCGGACAGCCATTGTATTCAGGTGTTTCGGCTACCATCACTGTTGTGCAACCGGTAACGCCTTCCAATGCAGGACCCGATCAGAGCCTTTGCAGCACTTCTACTACAACGTTGGCAGGTAACATACCAACCCAAGGTACCGGTAAATGGACACAGACAAGTGGATCTCCTACTACTATTGTAAACCCGCTTGACCCGAATACTGTTATAAACGGATTGGCTGTGGGTACTTACCAATTTGCCTGGACTATTTCCAATGGCATCTGTGCCGATTCAAAAACATTTGTGAATATTACGGTACATCCGCTCACTGTTCCCGGAAACCTGGTAACCCCAGCTACTGTTTGCGCTAACCTTAACAATGGTAACCTCAGTCTGAGTGGTTATACCGGTAGCATTCTCAAATGGCAATCTTCTACCGATAATGGCACCACCTGGGCTGATATCGCCAACACTACTGCCGGCTATACTTATAACAACATACCTGCTACTACGGAGTACAGGGTATTGGTGCAGAACAGCCCTTGTCCGTCACTGTACTCCAATATTGTTACCATCACTGCATTGCAGGCTGTTACTACTGCTCATGCAGGGGCTACACAAGAGCTCTGTAATGTTAGTTCAGCTACACTGGCAGGTAATACGCCCACTTCCGGAACAGGTACCTGGTCATTCGTAAGCGGACCTTCTACCGTTACTTTCAACGATATACATAATCCTACAACTGATGTATACGGATTGGTACAGGGTACTTATAAATTGATGTGGACCATCTCTAATGCTTTGTGTACACCTTCAACAGATGTTGTAACGATCAATGTTCATCCGCCTACTGTAGCAGGCTCACTCGCTGCACCGGCTACCGTATGTGCCACTTCCAATAACGGCATACTCAATCTCACCGGTTATACAGGTACCATTAACAAATGGCAATCTTCTACCAATAACGGTGCTACCTGGACTGATATCTCCAACACCACTGCCAGCTATAACTACAGCAACCTTACTACTAATACACAATTCAGAGCCGAGGTACAAAACTCGGTTTGTCCTTCACTTGTTTCCAATGTGGTAGCGATTACCGTGATACAACCGGTGACCACTGCTAATGCAGGACCTAATCAACAACTCTGTAATGTGGCTTCCACAACACTCGCCGGTAACAACCCAACTTCCGGTACTGGTATCTGGACACAGGTAAGTGGGCCTTCTACCGCCAGCTTTGTCAATCCAAATGCTTACAATACGACCGTGAATGGTCTTGTTGCCGGCACTTACCAGTTCCAATGGACCATCTCCAATAACACCTGTACCAGTTCACAGTCAACTATGAATGTAACGGTGTATGCTGCTACTGTAGCTGGTTCTCTGGCTGCACCCGCTACGGTGTGTGCTACATCCAACACCGGTACACTCAACCTTACCGGTTATACAGGTACCATCAACAAATGGCAATCTTCTGTTGACAATGGTGCTACCTGGATAGATATCACTAATACTACCGCCTCTTATAATTATACAAACCTCACTGCCACTACCTTGTTCAGGGCTCAGGTACAGAATGCGGTTTGCCCCGCATTGCCTTCCAACAATGTAACCATTACCGTACTCCAGCCGGTAACCACTGCCAATG
Coding sequences within it:
- a CDS encoding RND family transporter; the protein is MWYRLGQFILKNRLILLILLLAATAVMGYFGSQVKLSYEFTKAIPDDNPRYRDYQAFLQKFGGDGSTVVIGIQSDSFFTADFFNKVGELHRQLKKVSGVTDIASIPEVVNLQNDTLNKRLLPYRIFNYPYTSQASLDSARQVFENLPFYRRLLYNPTTRSYLMGVNVNKDTVNSKSRTRLINDIVKQVQVFEQKAQVPVHMSGLPYIRTIMSNRIKDEMNWFLIGSLLLSAITLILFFRSVSAMLMSLFVVGMGVVWSLGTVVLFGYKITLLTAIIPPLVVVIGVPNCIYFLNKYHTAYRETGDKQKALVTMVGRMGIVTLFCNIAAAIGFAVFALTRSAVLKEFGAVAGINIIALFLISLIFIPVVLSYLPAPQNKHTRYLDNAFLERVLVRIERWTFHHAKWVYGVTAILTLFAAIGLLRIKSEGFIVDDLPKNDKIYTDLKWFESNFGGVMPLEILVDTKKKNGLVRSVKPIANIEELSQYIANSPEAARPLSFVEGLKFAKQAYFDGDTLSYAIPYEGDLAFMAPYLKARPDSAGGNQKKSSFAQLMSSFMDSSRQVARISVNMKDVGSARLPMLLKDFEHKANEIFDTASYHVTFTGSSITFLEGSSFIIKGLKESICWAFLLITLCMLYLFRSFRILVCSLIPNLIPLVITAGVMGWAGIALKPSTVLVFSVALGIAIDVTIRFLINYKQELPHYNKQVSATLVQTIRHTGISIIYTSLVLIAGFIIFCWSDFGGTKALGWLTSLTLVTGTLTNLILLPVLILHTSGRKQKTAIG